A genomic region of Enterococcus sp. 12C11_DIV0727 contains the following coding sequences:
- a CDS encoding ABC transporter substrate-binding protein, with product MKGKLVKGLLGVAIIAALTGCSSGTNKNKDTAVNTTDNLETIIEKAKKEGEIASVGMPDTWANWVGTWENIKSQYGINHNDTDMSSAEELAKFESEGEKGTADIGDVGISFGPLAVSKELTLPYKTSYWDDIPDWAKDDAGHWLLSYTGTISFMVDKDNVKNVPTSWKDLKNGNYKVAVGDVAKANQAQFAVLAAAMANGGNEEDIQPGIDYFKEIAKQGRISSVDASLANIEKGETDVVILWDFNALNYRDTIDKDRFEVRIPTDGSVISGYTTIINKNAPHPNAAKLAREYILSDEGQINLAKGYARPIRTNVKLPEDVASKLLKDEEYKSAQPVESNESWDKTALTLPEKWQSEVLVNVKK from the coding sequence ATGAAAGGTAAATTAGTTAAGGGTCTATTAGGAGTGGCAATAATTGCAGCGTTAACAGGATGCTCATCAGGAACAAACAAAAATAAAGATACAGCTGTCAATACTACTGATAATTTAGAAACAATTATAGAAAAGGCTAAAAAGGAAGGCGAGATCGCCAGTGTTGGAATGCCTGATACATGGGCAAACTGGGTTGGAACTTGGGAGAATATAAAAAGCCAATATGGTATTAATCACAATGATACAGATATGTCTAGTGCAGAAGAGTTAGCAAAGTTTGAATCTGAGGGAGAAAAGGGTACAGCTGATATTGGAGATGTTGGAATAAGCTTCGGACCTTTGGCTGTAAGTAAAGAGTTGACGTTACCATATAAAACATCGTATTGGGATGATATTCCTGATTGGGCAAAAGATGACGCAGGGCACTGGCTGCTTAGTTACACTGGAACAATTTCATTTATGGTAGATAAAGATAATGTTAAAAACGTACCGACCAGTTGGAAAGATTTAAAAAACGGTAACTATAAAGTAGCTGTAGGAGATGTGGCAAAAGCGAATCAAGCTCAATTTGCTGTTTTAGCGGCAGCTATGGCTAACGGTGGGAATGAAGAAGATATTCAACCAGGAATAGATTATTTTAAAGAGATAGCAAAACAAGGTCGAATCTCATCTGTAGATGCATCTCTAGCAAATATAGAAAAAGGAGAAACAGACGTTGTGATTTTATGGGATTTCAACGCTCTAAATTATAGAGATACAATTGATAAAGACCGATTTGAAGTAAGGATTCCAACGGATGGATCGGTTATTAGTGGATATACAACAATAATAAATAAAAATGCACCGCATCCAAATGCAGCGAAATTAGCAAGAGAGTATATATTATCTGATGAAGGACAAATTAATTTGGCCAAAGGGTATGCTCGTCCAATTCGTACAAATGTTAAGTTACCAGAAGATGTTGCAAGTAAATTATTAAAAGATGAGGAATATAAAAGTGCTCAGCCAGTTGAATCAAATGAAAGTTGGGACAAAACGGCTCTAACGCTACCGGAAAAATGGCAAAGTGAGGTTTTAGTCAATGTTAAAAAATAA
- a CDS encoding ABC transporter ATP-binding protein: MSYLRLENLSLSFDNKPVLNDISLSVKKGELVTLLGPSGCGKSTLLRTIAGLEIPEAGTIYLDNVEIQEKASRERNIGMVFQQYALFPTMTVYDNVAFGLNVKKVNRKQVRAKVEKILELVELTEFSDRHVPQLSGGQQQRVALARALVVEPKLLLLDEPLSALDARIRKQLQLEIRLIQKELGITMIFVTHDQEEAMRISDRIYVLSEGELKQVSSPKELYSQPKSQFVAEFIGDYNQIQLTDLIGKIDFNQSDKYFARPEIISFQQIPDSIGVNVVYEQEIILGNIIRYQFKTKEQKLLFVDRLNNGENFSVETIEKLFIPECELLAIKDL, translated from the coding sequence ATGAGCTATCTACGTTTAGAAAACCTATCCTTATCATTTGATAATAAACCAGTATTAAATGATATTTCATTGTCAGTAAAGAAAGGTGAATTAGTAACATTGCTTGGACCGAGTGGTTGTGGAAAGTCAACATTGTTACGTACGATTGCTGGTCTAGAAATTCCAGAAGCGGGAACCATTTATTTGGATAACGTAGAAATACAAGAAAAAGCAAGTAGAGAAAGAAACATTGGAATGGTTTTTCAACAATATGCGTTATTTCCAACGATGACAGTCTATGATAATGTTGCGTTTGGTTTGAATGTAAAAAAAGTAAATAGAAAGCAAGTAAGAGCAAAAGTTGAGAAAATCCTTGAATTGGTTGAATTGACTGAGTTTTCTGATCGGCATGTACCACAGCTCTCAGGAGGACAGCAACAACGTGTCGCTCTGGCTAGAGCATTAGTGGTGGAACCGAAACTTTTACTTTTAGATGAACCGCTTAGTGCATTAGATGCACGAATTAGAAAGCAACTTCAACTTGAAATACGTTTAATTCAAAAAGAGCTAGGGATAACAATGATATTTGTCACACATGATCAGGAAGAAGCTATGAGAATTAGTGATCGAATTTATGTATTATCAGAAGGCGAATTAAAACAAGTCTCATCACCAAAAGAATTATATAGTCAACCGAAAAGTCAATTTGTAGCTGAGTTTATTGGGGATTATAATCAAATTCAATTAACAGATTTAATCGGAAAAATTGATTTTAACCAATCTGATAAATATTTTGCAAGACCTGAAATAATCAGTTTTCAACAAATCCCTGACAGTATTGGAGTTAACGTTGTATACGAACAAGAGATTATATTGGGAAATATCATCCGTTACCAATTTAAAACAAAAGAACAAAAGTTATTATTCGTTGATCGTCTAAATAATGGAGAGAATTTTTCTGTTGAAACAATAGAAAAACTATTTATCCCAGAATGTGAATTATTGGCAATAAAAGACCTGTAA
- a CDS encoding alkaline phosphatase family protein, producing MLKNKVVLIILDGCRYDVAMKQMGFLNSLVEHKQAQLKKMVAEMPSNSRPLYEVIMTGQPMYKNEIYTNLVVQQSKELSIFELVKQAGGTTGVAGYFWMSELYNRAPYNILTDRIQHDEAKLIQHGIFYSEDTYPDSHVFADANSIISTYEPDFMVVHSMNIDDIGHKYTALSREYMTQVNIADTIIGTIVPKWQKMGYQIIVTADHGMDDYGLHGGSLPQHREVPFYLLNNTTELSKETEISQLQLMPMITEIMGLT from the coding sequence ATGTTAAAAAATAAAGTTGTTTTGATTATTTTAGATGGTTGTCGTTATGATGTTGCGATGAAACAAATGGGTTTTTTAAACAGTTTAGTCGAACATAAGCAAGCACAGCTAAAAAAAATGGTAGCGGAAATGCCTAGTAATTCAAGACCGCTTTATGAAGTGATTATGACGGGGCAGCCTATGTATAAAAATGAAATATACACTAATTTAGTGGTACAACAGTCCAAAGAACTATCTATCTTTGAGTTAGTAAAACAAGCTGGTGGAACGACAGGTGTTGCAGGATATTTTTGGATGAGCGAGTTATATAATAGAGCACCTTATAATATATTAACGGATAGAATTCAACATGATGAAGCAAAGTTAATTCAACACGGTATTTTTTACAGTGAAGATACTTATCCTGATTCTCATGTATTCGCTGATGCTAATAGTATTATTTCAACCTATGAACCAGATTTTATGGTGGTTCATTCGATGAATATTGATGATATTGGTCATAAATATACTGCACTTTCTAGAGAATATATGACTCAAGTAAATATCGCTGACACTATTATCGGAACAATTGTTCCTAAGTGGCAAAAAATGGGTTATCAAATCATCGTTACAGCTGATCATGGAATGGATGATTATGGATTACATGGAGGGAGTTTACCACAACATAGAGAAGTACCATTTTATCTATTGAATAACACGACTGAATTGTCTAAAGAAACAGAAATATCTCAATTACAGCTGATGCCAATGATTACGGAGATAATGGGATTAACTTAA
- a CDS encoding ABC transporter permease codes for MKKIKRNHRLFSYIIITILGIYYLTPLIMTGVYAFGDEWGKSLLPTNFTFHWFNELFNDQAFFLSIIRSFILSTIVLVMILIVMIPSVIIIYLHYPKIDKLLQSISVLPYAIPGVILVTALLKTYSKTGVPMFVVLCGTLLISPIMYMGIRNSLQAINTKQLIEAGQMLGSNMITIIFKVVLPNLRVGIVLSSIMVFSGVFGEYVLTNLLIGGRFETLRIYMLRRMNENGHLASAVMVCYFVMIFLSGIIIYYFSNKQKLQLKKIKLTKKIKMSQEITNSAVEESLL; via the coding sequence ATGAAAAAAATAAAACGAAATCATCGCTTATTTTCATATATTATCATCACGATTTTAGGGATATATTATTTAACGCCTCTAATTATGACTGGAGTGTATGCCTTTGGAGATGAGTGGGGAAAATCTCTTCTTCCTACTAACTTCACATTTCATTGGTTTAATGAGTTGTTTAATGATCAAGCCTTTTTCTTATCGATTATACGTTCGTTCATTTTATCAACTATAGTTTTAGTAATGATATTAATTGTAATGATTCCAAGTGTTATTATTATTTACTTACACTATCCTAAAATAGATAAATTATTACAGTCTATTTCAGTACTTCCTTACGCAATACCTGGGGTGATTTTAGTGACAGCTTTATTAAAAACTTACTCTAAAACAGGAGTTCCAATGTTTGTTGTATTATGTGGAACATTATTAATTTCTCCAATCATGTATATGGGAATTCGTAATAGCTTACAAGCAATCAATACTAAACAATTGATTGAAGCAGGCCAGATGCTTGGTTCGAACATGATTACAATTATTTTTAAAGTGGTCTTACCTAATTTAAGAGTTGGTATTGTCCTATCAAGTATTATGGTATTTTCTGGTGTATTTGGTGAATATGTTTTAACAAATTTACTCATTGGTGGTCGGTTTGAAACGTTACGCATCTATATGTTACGTCGTATGAATGAAAATGGCCATCTAGCTAGTGCGGTGATGGTATGTTATTTCGTGATGATTTTCTTGAGTGGAATTATTATTTATTATTTTTCGAATAAGCAAAAGCTACAGTTAAAAAAAATTAAACTAACTAAAAAAATAAAAATGAGTCAGGAAATCACAAATTCGGCTGTTGAGGAGAGTCTGCTATGA
- a CDS encoding ABC transporter permease — MIRKKNYWVGLLPLFIIAIMFLFVPIIFMFLASFQLDVTNEFSMNNYIQALTNPYYYQAFGNSILIAAVSSVIGIVGSLIFSYALIGLSESAQEKLTLFSNLAANFAGIPLAFGFIIILGNSGLLKMVFPILKSFDLYTWKGLVLTYTYFQIPLATLFIYPVMRKVKKEWQESAEMLGATTFLYLRKVVFPFLVPTISGTFAILFANGMGTYETAYALVSSNVGLITTRIAALVAGDVYAKPNVGSALSVVFVVSMICVIFISQYTMKKLRKDLA, encoded by the coding sequence ATGATTAGAAAAAAGAACTACTGGGTGGGATTACTCCCACTTTTTATTATTGCCATTATGTTTTTATTTGTTCCGATTATTTTCATGTTTTTAGCTAGTTTCCAATTAGACGTAACAAACGAATTCAGTATGAATAATTACATTCAAGCACTGACTAATCCATATTACTATCAAGCTTTTGGTAACAGCATTTTAATTGCTGCAGTCTCAAGCGTGATTGGTATTGTTGGTTCTCTCATTTTTTCATATGCTTTGATTGGATTATCAGAATCAGCTCAAGAAAAATTGACTCTCTTTTCTAATCTGGCCGCTAATTTTGCAGGGATTCCATTGGCTTTCGGTTTTATTATTATTTTAGGAAATTCAGGATTGTTGAAAATGGTTTTTCCTATACTAAAGTCGTTTGATTTATATACTTGGAAAGGGTTGGTTTTAACGTATACCTATTTTCAAATACCATTAGCCACATTATTTATTTATCCAGTAATGAGAAAAGTAAAAAAAGAATGGCAGGAAAGTGCTGAGATGCTTGGAGCAACTACTTTTTTATATTTGAGAAAAGTTGTCTTTCCATTCTTAGTTCCAACGATTAGTGGCACATTTGCTATTTTATTTGCTAATGGCATGGGAACCTATGAAACAGCCTATGCACTAGTTAGTAGTAACGTTGGGTTAATAACGACAAGAATTGCTGCTTTAGTTGCAGGTGATGTTTATGCAAAACCAAATGTCGGAAGTGCCTTGTCAGTTGTATTTGTGGTTAGTATGATTTGTGTTATTTTCATATCACAGTATACTATGAAAAAGCTTAGAAAGGATTTGGCATGA